One Sediminibacillus dalangtanensis genomic region harbors:
- a CDS encoding M24 family metallopeptidase — MLPFDILEYQNRLTETKQQMEAQGIEVLLITDPANMNYLSGYDAWSFYVHQMLVIILDQPQPLWVGRHMDAAGAKSGTWLYDENVIDYPDYYVHSPTHHPMAFIADILKQIGQGNRRIGVEMDNYYFTAKAFSQLVKHLPDAVFQDADLLVNHVRLIKSDVEIEYMRRAGKIAEQAMTKGIATVKPGGRQCDTAAELYYHMLSGTEQYGGDYPAIVPFLPTGENTVVPHLTWSDDSFQEGETVSMEIAGCYKRYHVPLARTVSIGKPDEQILTTASYVTEGLNEVLQKIAPGMTCEEVNDTWKQSIQRHGIMKEARLGYSVGLNYPPDWGEHTASLRSGDKTVLQPNMTFHLIPALWLKHYGIEISETIRVTETGCETFTHYPREVIIRDSAFLNPSDGKIS; from the coding sequence TTGCTTCCCTTTGATATTTTGGAGTACCAGAACCGATTGACGGAGACGAAGCAGCAAATGGAAGCGCAAGGTATCGAGGTACTGCTCATCACCGATCCGGCAAATATGAATTACTTATCTGGTTACGATGCTTGGTCATTTTACGTTCACCAAATGCTTGTGATCATTTTGGACCAGCCCCAGCCGTTATGGGTCGGAAGACATATGGATGCAGCCGGAGCCAAATCAGGGACATGGCTATATGATGAAAATGTCATTGATTACCCGGATTATTACGTTCATTCCCCTACACATCATCCTATGGCCTTCATTGCGGATATATTGAAACAAATCGGGCAGGGAAACCGTCGCATCGGCGTGGAAATGGATAACTATTACTTCACGGCCAAGGCGTTTTCCCAGCTGGTCAAACATTTACCGGATGCAGTCTTTCAAGATGCAGATTTATTGGTCAACCACGTCCGGTTAATTAAATCCGATGTAGAAATCGAATATATGAGACGGGCGGGAAAAATTGCCGAACAGGCGATGACCAAAGGAATCGCAACTGTCAAACCCGGGGGCAGACAGTGCGACACCGCTGCCGAACTCTACTACCATATGTTATCCGGGACCGAGCAATATGGCGGTGATTATCCGGCAATCGTGCCATTTCTTCCGACAGGTGAGAATACGGTTGTCCCTCATCTGACCTGGTCAGACGATTCTTTTCAAGAAGGTGAAACCGTAAGCATGGAAATAGCCGGATGCTACAAACGGTATCACGTTCCGTTAGCCCGGACGGTATCTATCGGCAAGCCAGACGAACAAATCCTGACCACCGCATCCTATGTGACTGAAGGATTGAATGAAGTTTTGCAAAAAATAGCTCCGGGCATGACGTGCGAAGAAGTAAACGATACTTGGAAACAATCGATTCAGCGGCATGGCATCATGAAAGAAGCAAGGCTCGGTTATTCGGTCGGATTGAACTACCCGCCAGACTGGGGCGAGCACACTGCGAGTCTTCGCAGTGGTGATAAGACGGTTTTACAGCCTAATATGACGTTTCATCTGATACCTGCTCTATGGTTAAAGCATTATGGGATTGAAATAAGTGAAACGATCCGAGTCACCGAAACCGGCTGTGAGACATTTACCCACTATCCTCGGGAAGTGATCATCCGGGATTCCGCATTTCTCAATCCTTCAGATGGAAAAATCAGTTAG
- a CDS encoding PucR family transcriptional regulator: MGLTANDIIQLPVLETSAVKTGKGLLDGKQVEWVSVIEGPVENFVRKNEFVLSTGMGCEEHPEKLEQFVLDIIKSGASLLGIATGRYVFNIPDRIISLAAQHQFIIVEMPWEVRFGDVLQSVLQEINKEKQEQRNQAEEVRKQLISSVLHDKGLTDITDVVYQHIQMPVAVQNEAGDIRCHSCFEEAEAALFESSASNQNSHFPASIGIVDDHPLYHHMEPGFLQKRPCYRLPIQNNHKIQGYLLFQPEIGQPLTWFMMNVLEHALTAFALHFAKENAVEMAEIRLKDTYVLDLVKSNQPTGTQTAKAGLLGYDLSLPYTCLVGKISYKNQVDFRNDNPANSSLQSLNFNLQKEITNAGAVLNRRTMATFEDGEVIIFLEDSEKLYYKAANQFLDIVERRLYAFLPILEISWGAGKHEGGIDCFKESYQEAKTALEIGRKQHGAGGRTFFEDTRINRLLMNFASDEAIVQIVSQTVSPLIAYDKKRKTDLIRTFLAYNQHKGNVSQTARSLNLHRQSLLHRLRTIESLTQLSLVDPDDLFLLELSVRLWMMQKIE; the protein is encoded by the coding sequence ATGGGATTGACGGCGAATGACATTATCCAATTGCCAGTGTTGGAAACCTCGGCAGTAAAAACAGGGAAAGGGTTGCTTGATGGGAAGCAAGTCGAATGGGTCTCGGTGATCGAAGGGCCGGTAGAAAATTTTGTCCGTAAAAATGAATTTGTCTTAAGCACGGGCATGGGGTGTGAAGAACATCCAGAAAAGCTCGAACAATTTGTGCTCGACATAATCAAATCCGGCGCTTCTCTATTAGGAATTGCTACTGGCCGTTATGTGTTCAATATTCCAGACAGGATCATTTCCCTTGCTGCACAACACCAATTTATTATTGTGGAAATGCCGTGGGAGGTTCGCTTTGGAGATGTACTGCAAAGTGTATTGCAGGAAATCAACAAAGAGAAACAAGAACAAAGAAACCAGGCGGAAGAAGTTCGTAAGCAGCTGATCAGTAGTGTCCTGCACGACAAAGGGCTGACCGATATCACGGATGTTGTTTATCAGCACATTCAAATGCCGGTTGCAGTCCAAAATGAGGCTGGCGATATTCGCTGTCACTCCTGTTTCGAGGAGGCGGAGGCTGCCTTGTTTGAGAGCAGTGCTTCCAATCAGAATAGCCATTTTCCTGCATCAATCGGTATCGTTGATGACCATCCTCTATACCACCATATGGAGCCTGGGTTTCTTCAGAAACGTCCCTGTTACCGGCTTCCCATTCAAAATAACCATAAAATTCAAGGGTATCTTTTATTCCAGCCTGAAATCGGCCAGCCGTTGACCTGGTTCATGATGAATGTCCTGGAGCATGCATTGACTGCTTTTGCCCTGCATTTTGCCAAAGAAAATGCTGTGGAAATGGCGGAGATCCGTTTAAAAGATACCTATGTGCTGGACTTGGTCAAAAGCAATCAACCAACAGGGACTCAGACTGCAAAAGCGGGTCTGCTTGGATACGACTTATCCCTTCCGTACACTTGCCTGGTTGGGAAAATCTCCTATAAAAATCAGGTCGATTTCCGCAATGACAATCCGGCCAACTCCTCGCTGCAAAGCCTCAACTTCAACCTACAAAAAGAAATCACCAATGCGGGTGCTGTATTAAACAGAAGAACGATGGCCACGTTTGAGGATGGGGAAGTGATTATTTTCCTAGAGGACAGCGAAAAGCTGTATTACAAAGCGGCTAACCAATTTCTCGACATTGTTGAAAGACGATTGTATGCTTTTTTGCCAATCCTCGAAATTTCCTGGGGAGCAGGTAAACATGAAGGTGGGATTGATTGCTTTAAGGAGAGCTACCAGGAGGCAAAAACGGCGCTTGAAATCGGTAGAAAGCAACACGGAGCAGGTGGCAGGACTTTTTTCGAAGATACGAGAATCAACCGTTTGTTAATGAATTTCGCAAGCGATGAGGCGATCGTACAAATAGTCAGTCAGACTGTCTCTCCGTTAATCGCATATGATAAAAAAAGAAAGACCGATTTAATTCGGACTTTTCTCGCTTACAACCAACATAAGGGCAATGTCAGTCAGACCGCCCGTTCCTTGAACTTACACAGACAATCCTTGCTGCACCGACTGCGTACGATCGAGTCTTTGACACAGCTATCCCTTGTCGATCCGGATGATTTGTTTTTGTTGGAACTCAGTGTACGGCTTTGGATGATGCAAAAAATAGAGTGA
- a CDS encoding MerR family transcriptional regulator, which produces MEQDTSYKERKVITIGVVSELTGLSERQIRYYEERKLIFPERSHRGNRKYSFADVEQLIDIANKREEGVQTFEIRQEMLKEKRKEEDKKIRKELMRGQINARFGVQKDS; this is translated from the coding sequence ATGGAACAGGATACATCTTACAAGGAAAGAAAAGTAATCACCATAGGCGTTGTCAGCGAATTGACCGGTTTGTCTGAAAGGCAGATTCGCTATTATGAAGAACGTAAGCTGATATTTCCAGAACGCTCCCATAGGGGAAATCGTAAGTATTCATTTGCTGATGTGGAGCAATTGATCGATATTGCAAACAAGCGGGAAGAAGGCGTCCAAACCTTTGAAATCAGACAGGAGATGTTAAAGGAAAAACGGAAGGAAGAGGACAAAAAAATCCGTAAAGAACTGATGCGCGGTCAAATCAATGCCCGTTTTGGCGTCCAAAAAGATAGCTGA
- a CDS encoding ABC transporter ATP-binding protein, with amino-acid sequence MISRFFAYYLPHRKLFTIDFSCAVIVALLELAFPLAVQRFVDKLLPTHNWNAIAWVSIGLFGLYVLSTFLQYIVNYWGHKLGINIETDMRRQLFQHVQKQSFRFFDNTKTGHIMSRVTNDLFDIGELAHHGPEDLFISIMTFAGAFIIMFTVNMKLAVIILIIVPFLVWLITYCNLKMNEAWRKMYREIAEVNARVEDSVSGVRVVQSFTNEEYEISRFQKDNQNFRKAKLRSYKVMSYGTSGIYMMTRFITLIVLVVGAWLSFTGELSYGQLVGFVLYVNVLFKPIDKVSALMELYPKGMAGFKRFIDLIDTIPEVQDKPDAKKISGLKGNIRFEDVSFSYEHSKQVLSHINLSIPAGETVAFVGPSGAGKTTICSLIPRFYDVDEGRITVDDMDIRDLRKQSLRDQIGIVQQDVFLFTGTLKENIAYGKLDATDEEIEEAARKAHLQDFIKSLPLGYETPVGERGLKLSGGQKQRIAIARMFLKNPPILILDEATSALDTETELIIQQALNELAEDRTTLIIAHRLATIRNADRIVVVTENGIEEEGSHQELMEKGGVFAGLNKHG; translated from the coding sequence GTGATTTCGCGTTTTTTTGCTTATTATCTACCGCACCGAAAATTGTTTACTATCGACTTTTCCTGCGCAGTGATTGTCGCTTTGCTGGAGCTTGCCTTTCCGCTGGCTGTGCAAAGGTTTGTCGATAAACTGCTGCCGACTCATAATTGGAATGCCATCGCCTGGGTCAGCATTGGGTTGTTTGGATTATATGTTTTAAGTACCTTTTTACAATATATTGTCAACTACTGGGGACACAAGCTGGGCATCAATATCGAAACCGATATGCGCCGCCAGCTTTTTCAGCATGTGCAAAAACAATCATTCCGTTTTTTTGACAATACCAAAACCGGCCATATCATGAGTCGTGTCACCAACGATTTATTTGATATTGGGGAACTGGCACATCATGGCCCAGAGGATTTGTTTATCTCGATTATGACATTTGCGGGTGCCTTTATCATCATGTTTACGGTCAATATGAAGCTAGCCGTCATCATTCTGATCATCGTTCCATTTTTGGTCTGGCTGATTACCTACTGCAACCTTAAAATGAATGAGGCTTGGAGAAAGATGTACAGGGAAATTGCGGAGGTCAATGCCAGGGTCGAGGACAGTGTTTCCGGTGTGAGGGTCGTCCAATCCTTCACCAATGAAGAATACGAAATCAGCCGTTTTCAAAAGGATAACCAAAACTTCCGGAAAGCGAAGCTGCGTTCCTATAAAGTGATGTCCTACGGTACGTCAGGGATTTATATGATGACCAGATTCATTACACTGATTGTTCTCGTCGTCGGCGCCTGGCTCAGTTTTACCGGAGAACTCTCATATGGTCAGTTGGTAGGGTTCGTCCTATATGTCAATGTATTGTTCAAACCGATAGATAAAGTGAGTGCGCTGATGGAACTGTATCCAAAAGGAATGGCCGGCTTTAAACGGTTTATCGATTTAATCGATACGATACCTGAAGTGCAGGACAAACCGGATGCGAAAAAAATCAGTGGACTGAAAGGAAATATCCGATTTGAGGATGTCTCTTTCAGCTATGAGCATTCCAAGCAAGTATTGAGTCATATCAACCTGTCAATACCAGCCGGAGAAACGGTTGCTTTTGTCGGTCCTTCCGGTGCAGGAAAAACAACGATCTGTTCGTTGATTCCTCGATTCTATGATGTGGATGAAGGCCGGATCACCGTGGATGATATGGATATCCGGGACCTGCGCAAACAATCGCTGCGTGACCAAATAGGCATCGTCCAACAGGATGTATTTTTGTTCACGGGCACTTTAAAGGAAAATATCGCTTACGGCAAGTTGGATGCCACCGACGAGGAAATTGAAGAGGCGGCACGAAAAGCCCATTTGCAGGATTTTATCAAATCTTTGCCGTTGGGCTATGAAACGCCTGTGGGAGAAAGAGGGCTTAAGCTATCAGGCGGACAGAAGCAGCGGATTGCGATAGCCAGGATGTTTTTAAAAAATCCTCCGATCTTAATATTGGATGAGGCAACATCAGCTTTAGATACGGAAACAGAGCTAATCATCCAGCAGGCATTGAATGAACTTGCAGAAGATAGAACAACGCTGATCATTGCACACCGTCTGGCCACCATTCGCAACGCCGACCGGATTGTCGTCGTCACGGAAAATGGAATCGAAGAAGAAGGAAGCCATCAAGAGCTGATGGAAAAAGGCGGCGTATTTGCCGGCCTGAACAAGCATGGTTAA
- a CDS encoding immune inhibitor A domain-containing protein — translation MNKRKIASTAMAMALGLSTLTVGALSPVQKAQAETLSPKVPTAQVGSPVDLGIANDEKLIEMLKEEGKIAADATAEEAQEALNRFLKAKAKGAPKEETPDSEVNKKDVLNDNKSNNALTNGKGNKLGIAKKNKVGSVEEESYDGSVREDKVLVLAIDFPDYEKSSITEDETDMFYEDYTHDHFQDMIFGENGYEGPNGENLVSMKQYYEQQSGGSYTVDGTVAGWYTADHEAAYYGGNYPTPDGSDARPRELVYEALSKAAQDPNVNLSEYDQWDRDDYDGDGVYHEPDGIIDHLMVIHAGVGEEAGGGNLGADAIWSHRWNLGNLVAVPGASSDSPRFGGQLAAYDYTIEPEDGAAGVFAHEYGHDLGLPDEYDTQYTGAGEPVSYWSIMSSGSWAGDVPGTEPSGFSPYAKEYLQAEHGGNWLSGTNLNADEITGNGTSILLDEGVTKGTNNDAVRIDLPDKETEVNQPASGQYEYFSGSGNNLDNSMTLSVDLTGASSAELNFKAWYNIESDWDYASVKVNGESIEGNITTTEDPNGQNPGYGITGNSDGWVDASFDLSSYAGQEVEVELNYWTDVAVAQPGFYVDDITVTADGTAVVEDDAEGDSPFALDGFVKDEGKFYSEHYYLLEWRSHNGVDEGLAHIRRGASLMSFDEGLMVWYVDNSYSENWTGVHPGEGFLGVVDADQHTNYWSDGSVADTRYQLNDAAFSLHKSSKMFLDYTETLGVTLTDNHTKRRPLFDDSADYSNPGLPDAGRNVPTEGLKFRIIGESTDGTVGNVLIYK, via the coding sequence TTGAACAAACGAAAAATCGCTTCAACTGCTATGGCGATGGCTTTAGGTTTGAGTACCTTGACCGTTGGTGCTCTATCACCGGTCCAAAAAGCACAGGCAGAAACGTTGAGTCCAAAGGTTCCTACGGCTCAAGTCGGTTCACCGGTTGACCTGGGAATTGCCAATGACGAGAAGCTGATCGAGATGTTGAAAGAAGAGGGGAAAATTGCTGCGGATGCCACAGCTGAGGAGGCTCAAGAAGCATTAAACCGTTTTTTGAAGGCAAAGGCAAAAGGTGCTCCAAAAGAGGAAACGCCTGACTCAGAAGTAAACAAAAAAGATGTTCTAAATGATAACAAAAGCAATAATGCATTGACGAATGGGAAAGGAAACAAACTTGGCATAGCCAAGAAGAATAAAGTAGGCAGTGTCGAAGAAGAATCGTATGACGGCTCTGTCCGGGAAGACAAAGTGTTGGTACTTGCCATCGACTTCCCAGATTATGAGAAAAGTTCGATCACAGAAGATGAAACAGATATGTTCTATGAAGATTATACCCATGATCACTTCCAAGACATGATTTTTGGAGAAAATGGCTATGAAGGACCAAATGGAGAAAATCTTGTCTCGATGAAACAATACTATGAGCAGCAGTCCGGCGGAAGTTATACAGTGGACGGAACGGTAGCCGGCTGGTACACAGCCGATCACGAAGCGGCTTACTATGGCGGAAATTACCCGACACCTGATGGCAGTGACGCGCGTCCACGTGAATTGGTGTACGAAGCATTGAGCAAGGCAGCGCAAGACCCGAACGTCAATTTGTCAGAATACGACCAATGGGATCGCGATGACTATGACGGTGACGGCGTCTACCATGAGCCGGACGGAATTATCGACCATTTGATGGTCATCCATGCCGGTGTTGGGGAAGAAGCAGGCGGAGGTAACCTGGGAGCAGATGCTATCTGGTCACACCGCTGGAATCTTGGCAACCTGGTTGCTGTTCCTGGCGCAAGCTCAGACAGCCCTCGTTTCGGTGGACAGTTGGCAGCCTATGACTATACCATCGAGCCAGAAGATGGAGCTGCCGGCGTATTCGCACATGAATACGGCCATGACCTTGGCCTGCCGGATGAATATGATACCCAATATACCGGAGCGGGTGAGCCTGTTTCTTACTGGTCGATCATGTCAAGCGGCAGCTGGGCAGGAGACGTACCAGGTACAGAACCTAGTGGTTTCAGTCCTTATGCAAAAGAGTACTTACAAGCTGAACATGGCGGCAATTGGCTAAGCGGAACGAACTTGAACGCGGATGAAATCACCGGCAACGGTACGAGCATCCTGCTCGATGAAGGGGTAACAAAAGGCACGAACAACGATGCCGTAAGAATTGACCTTCCGGATAAAGAAACCGAAGTAAACCAGCCTGCCAGCGGTCAGTATGAATACTTTAGCGGCAGCGGAAACAATCTGGATAACTCCATGACGTTGAGTGTCGATTTAACCGGAGCATCCAGTGCTGAACTGAACTTTAAAGCATGGTATAACATTGAATCAGATTGGGATTATGCTTCCGTAAAAGTAAATGGTGAATCAATTGAAGGAAACATCACTACAACAGAAGATCCAAATGGACAGAATCCTGGATATGGGATCACTGGCAATTCTGATGGATGGGTGGATGCCAGCTTCGACTTGTCCAGCTATGCCGGGCAAGAGGTGGAAGTAGAATTGAACTACTGGACAGACGTCGCAGTGGCGCAGCCTGGTTTCTATGTGGATGACATTACGGTCACTGCAGACGGAACTGCAGTCGTGGAAGACGATGCCGAGGGTGACTCTCCGTTTGCATTGGATGGATTTGTAAAGGATGAAGGAAAGTTCTATTCAGAACATTATTACCTGCTTGAGTGGAGATCCCACAACGGGGTGGATGAAGGGCTAGCTCACATTCGCAGAGGTGCAAGCCTGATGAGTTTTGACGAAGGTCTCATGGTCTGGTATGTCGATAACTCCTATAGTGAAAACTGGACCGGTGTACACCCTGGTGAAGGATTCCTAGGCGTGGTTGATGCCGACCAGCATACGAATTACTGGAGTGACGGTTCGGTAGCAGATACCCGCTATCAGCTGAACGACGCCGCATTCAGCCTGCACAAGTCTAGTAAAATGTTCCTTGATTATACCGAAACACTCGGCGTAACATTGACAGATAACCATACCAAACGCCGTCCATTGTTCGATGACAGTGCCGATTACAGCAATCCAGGATTGCCAGATGCAGGACGCAATGTTCCTACAGAAGGATTGAAGTTCCGCATTATCGGAGAAAGCACTGATGGAACAGTAGGAAACGTATTGATTTATAAGTAA
- a CDS encoding HesB/YadR/YfhF family protein, with protein sequence MISITQPAAKWYIKELDLSEGDAVRFYARYGGHGGLHRGFSLALAIEQPKEPVFRTESLGITFFVEESDAWYFEGYNFHIKYKRKYEEVEFAFEPIENVNEND encoded by the coding sequence ATGATTTCCATAACTCAACCTGCAGCAAAATGGTACATAAAGGAACTGGATTTGTCGGAAGGAGATGCCGTCCGATTTTATGCGAGATACGGCGGTCATGGCGGCTTGCACAGGGGATTCTCTCTTGCCCTTGCAATCGAGCAGCCAAAGGAGCCGGTTTTTCGCACCGAGTCATTAGGCATTACTTTCTTTGTGGAAGAATCGGATGCCTGGTATTTTGAAGGGTATAACTTCCATATTAAATATAAACGGAAATACGAAGAAGTCGAATTTGCGTTTGAACCTATAGAAAACGTCAATGAGAACGATTAG
- a CDS encoding amidase, translated as MDTYNQYDAVGLAELVKQRQVKPQELLEHAFQRLEEVNPALNAVIRSRKDKVFKEAEQLDVDAQPFAGVPMALKDISQAMEGEPLTAGSRLLRDNIAKRDSNLVARLRKAGFLFIGQTNTPEFGLKNISEPELYGATKNPWNRNHSSGGSSGGSAAAVASGIVPVAGASDGGGSIRIPASFTGLFGLKPTRGRTPVGPGNGRQWQGASIDFALSRSVRDSAAMLDLLQTFQQEAAFHIPLYEGNYLKDMQKPLRKKYRVAYTTASPVGTPVSKEAETAVHKVARWLEEQGHEVEEMEAPIDGIRLMENYYIMNSGEISAMMAGMEKALDRKMTFDDMEIVSWVLYRAGQNVTAAEYSRSLAEWDTAAAAMADFHKRYDFYITPANAHPAPENGELTHTVEETEQLLKVESVNKRRQQEMVYEMFEPSLTYTPHTQLANLTGQPAMTVPVHLSDSGLPMGVQFIAPKGWEVLLLQIAGQLEKTDFWLDTEAAAINRK; from the coding sequence ATGGATACATATAACCAATATGATGCAGTCGGGTTGGCAGAATTGGTAAAACAAAGGCAAGTGAAGCCACAGGAATTGCTGGAGCATGCGTTTCAACGTTTGGAAGAAGTGAATCCCGCATTAAATGCCGTGATTCGTTCTCGTAAAGACAAGGTCTTCAAAGAAGCGGAACAGCTTGATGTAGACGCCCAACCATTTGCCGGTGTACCGATGGCATTGAAAGATATTTCCCAGGCAATGGAGGGGGAGCCTTTGACCGCCGGCTCTCGTTTATTACGTGACAATATTGCAAAAAGGGACTCCAATTTAGTGGCGCGTCTCCGTAAAGCAGGATTTTTATTTATCGGACAAACCAATACACCAGAATTCGGACTGAAAAATATATCCGAACCGGAACTTTATGGAGCGACAAAAAATCCATGGAACAGAAACCATTCATCAGGCGGGTCAAGCGGGGGCTCAGCAGCTGCTGTTGCATCCGGCATCGTGCCCGTCGCCGGTGCGAGTGACGGTGGCGGATCTATCCGAATTCCAGCCTCTTTTACTGGTTTATTCGGTTTAAAACCGACAAGAGGAAGGACACCGGTCGGTCCGGGGAATGGGCGACAGTGGCAAGGAGCTTCAATCGACTTTGCGTTGTCCCGTTCCGTTCGGGACAGTGCAGCGATGCTGGATCTGCTCCAGACCTTTCAACAGGAAGCTGCATTCCATATCCCGCTGTATGAAGGCAATTACTTGAAGGATATGCAAAAACCCTTAAGGAAAAAATACCGGGTTGCTTATACGACGGCTTCGCCGGTGGGAACTCCTGTAAGTAAAGAGGCCGAGACTGCTGTACATAAAGTGGCACGGTGGCTGGAGGAACAAGGTCATGAAGTTGAGGAGATGGAAGCTCCCATCGATGGCATCAGACTGATGGAGAACTACTATATCATGAATAGTGGAGAAATTTCTGCTATGATGGCTGGTATGGAGAAAGCGTTGGACAGAAAGATGACATTTGATGACATGGAGATTGTCTCCTGGGTGTTGTACCGGGCCGGTCAGAACGTGACGGCGGCTGAATATTCCCGCAGCCTGGCTGAATGGGATACCGCTGCTGCGGCTATGGCTGATTTTCATAAACGATACGATTTTTATATCACTCCGGCCAATGCCCACCCGGCACCGGAGAATGGAGAACTTACTCATACTGTGGAAGAAACCGAGCAATTGCTGAAGGTGGAGAGTGTCAACAAACGCAGACAGCAGGAGATGGTTTATGAAATGTTCGAACCGAGTTTGACATATACTCCACATACGCAGCTGGCCAATTTGACCGGGCAGCCGGCGATGACAGTGCCTGTACACTTGTCTGACAGCGGTCTGCCGATGGGGGTTCAGTTCATTGCTCCAAAAGGATGGGAAGTTCTATTACTGCAGATAGCCGGTCAACTGGAGAAAACGGATTTTTGGCTGGATACCGAAGCAGCTGCAATTAACCGGAAATGA
- a CDS encoding DUF421 domain-containing protein, producing the protein MADFFKDSLLVLFRIATILPFLLIITLFMGKRAIGELPVFDFLIVLTIGAVVGADIADPGIEHLPTVIAVLGIAVLQRLVAKWKLSSRKFGKLVTFEPTLVIQNGKLLRGNLKKIHYSIDNVLQMLREKNVFDISEVETAVIEANGSLSVLKKSQKNTVTREDMGLSQQAASIAYPVVMEGKIYHSVLEKFQVDQDWLLNQLAAQNIPDPESVFLATINQQLELHISLKDEATIDLPPVIH; encoded by the coding sequence ATGGCCGATTTTTTCAAAGATTCCTTGCTCGTCCTGTTTCGGATAGCCACTATCCTGCCCTTTTTATTAATTATTACCTTATTCATGGGAAAACGGGCCATTGGAGAACTGCCCGTATTCGACTTTTTAATCGTGTTGACAATCGGAGCAGTCGTTGGCGCAGATATTGCCGATCCTGGCATCGAACATCTGCCAACCGTTATCGCCGTGCTGGGAATTGCCGTACTGCAGCGCCTTGTAGCCAAATGGAAGCTATCAAGCCGTAAATTCGGCAAACTAGTGACCTTTGAACCGACACTCGTCATCCAAAACGGGAAGCTGTTAAGGGGAAACTTAAAAAAAATCCATTATTCCATCGATAATGTCCTGCAGATGCTCCGGGAAAAAAATGTGTTTGATATTTCGGAGGTAGAGACAGCTGTCATCGAGGCAAACGGTTCCCTGAGTGTATTGAAAAAATCACAAAAAAACACGGTCACGCGGGAAGACATGGGTCTCTCCCAGCAAGCAGCCAGTATTGCTTATCCAGTCGTAATGGAAGGAAAGATATATCATTCCGTTCTGGAAAAATTCCAGGTCGATCAGGACTGGCTGTTGAACCAGCTAGCAGCCCAAAATATACCTGACCCGGAATCGGTCTTTCTTGCCACCATTAATCAGCAATTGGAACTGCACATTTCGTTGAAAGATGAGGCGACAATCGATTTGCCGCCGGTCATTCACTAG
- a CDS encoding DMT family transporter, with the protein MIMRERMPFLLVICGAVLWGTTGTAQTFAPETAHPVAVGTIRLAVGGVTLLLLLLLFDRKGSSLRGFSSKQALPAVISMACYQPLFFSAVTMTGVAVGTVTAIGSAPILAGILEVVFYRKKQTIRWGIATLLAVTGCLLLFVNTGTVTVRPLGVLLALGAGLSFAVYSLTSKQLMENRSALSVTAVIFTGSALLLAPLLFLYDMTWIEQWQGIAVGLHLGIAATSAAYLLFSLGLRGIHSSTAVTLSLAEPLTAAVLGVFLVGETLTAVSWFGMLVLLSGMVVLTGGEKQLENRHGKANRV; encoded by the coding sequence ATGATCATGAGAGAGAGGATGCCATTCCTGCTTGTCATATGCGGGGCCGTGCTTTGGGGGACGACCGGGACAGCACAGACATTTGCACCGGAAACGGCGCACCCAGTGGCTGTGGGAACTATCCGGCTTGCTGTAGGGGGTGTTACACTTCTCCTGTTATTGTTGTTATTTGATAGGAAGGGCAGTTCCTTGCGAGGGTTTTCGTCGAAGCAGGCGCTACCTGCGGTGATCAGTATGGCTTGTTATCAGCCGCTGTTCTTTTCCGCGGTGACGATGACAGGCGTGGCTGTCGGAACAGTAACGGCGATAGGAAGTGCCCCTATTTTGGCAGGGATTTTGGAAGTGGTTTTTTATCGAAAAAAACAGACGATCCGGTGGGGAATAGCTACATTGCTGGCAGTTACTGGATGTCTATTACTGTTTGTGAACACCGGCACAGTGACTGTCCGGCCGCTAGGAGTACTGCTTGCACTCGGTGCCGGTTTGTCCTTTGCTGTCTACTCCTTGACGAGTAAGCAGCTAATGGAAAACCGTTCCGCGCTGTCGGTAACAGCTGTTATCTTTACTGGTAGTGCGCTGCTGCTTGCTCCGCTGCTGTTTTTGTATGATATGACCTGGATTGAACAGTGGCAGGGAATAGCCGTTGGTCTTCACCTCGGAATCGCTGCAACCAGTGCGGCTTATCTTCTGTTTTCACTTGGTCTACGGGGGATACATTCTTCCACAGCGGTCACATTGTCCTTGGCAGAGCCGCTTACTGCAGCTGTATTGGGTGTGTTTTTGGTCGGAGAAACACTAACTGCTGTTTCCTGGTTTGGCATGCTGGTTCTTCTGAGCGGGATGGTTGTGTTAACAGGGGGAGAGAAGCAACTTGAAAACCGGCATGGAAAAGCAAACCGTGTGTAA